The genome window TTTCCCGCTTGAAGAGAAACAGCAAGTGGCTTCTCTACAAGTATATGCTTACCGGCCTTTGCTGCCTGAATTGTATATTCGGCATGCATTGAGTTGGGCAGCGCCACATAAACTGCATCACAAATATCTTTATTTAACATCTCTGTATACTGCGCATATCCGAAGACATGAGGTACTTCATGGAAATCAGCAAGTTTTCTCCCCTTATCCTCAGAGCCAGTCACAATTGCTGAGACAACCGAATTTTTCGTCTGCCAAACTCCTGGCAAGAAAGCTTCTTGAGAAATCCAACCTGCGCCCACCACAGCGTATCGAACTTTCTTCACAACTGACTCCCTCACTGTATTTTTTAATTAAGAGCTTTTAGCTTATTGCTTTTGAGCGGTACCTAGCAGAACTTGAAAAATTCTTTCTCGTGCTGGCGGTAAGGATTCAAGATAGATCTGTTGCCAACCAGATTTCTTCAACATTTTATGGAGATTCTCTGCTGAAAAGCCTTGCCAGGCATGCTGCAACTTATCTCGCACCCACCCTTGGTTATGACTCTCCAATTCAGCTATCAGTAAACAACCTCCTTTGTGGCAAATGCGATGGGCTTGCTGCAAGCCGACCTCCGGTTTCTTCAGATGGTGAAGTGCCTGAGAAAACACCACTACATCTACTGATTCATCGGTGAGGGACAATTCTTCCAACGGTTCCTGAATCCATTCTACGTTTTGGAGGCCGGATAAAAGCAAATTTTGTCGAGCAACTCGGAGCGGTTCACTTTCAAAATCCACTCCGATTACTTTTTCTGCACATCTAGCAAGTTCTAGCGTCAGGGTCCCATCTCCACAACCAAGGTCTGCAATATGAAGATTAGGCTTAAGAGTACCAAGCAAACGTCCAAGCAACCGGGACCAGGCAGACCAGGATTGCCCAGGTTCTAATAGCTTCTCATTGAGTCCGGGGCCTCCCAGTCGGCGTTGATGCAAAATTTCCTGTAACCGAACTTGGTCGTGGTGTGGGTCATCTAGTTCTTCGAGCTGTTGATGTAAATACTGAGCAAAGAGTCTGAGATCCTCTTCTTGGTCAATCAATGGAGTCAACTGATAATAGGACCACACCCCTTCTTTGCGTTCCTGAATCACACCCATCTTGCGCAAATGGCTTAAATGCCGTGAAATACCAGATTGAGCCAAGCCCAAGATCTGGGTAAGTTCACTGACATTCAAAGCCTGCTCAGAAAGCAATCTAAGCAGCCTTAATCGGGTCTCATCACCCAATAGTCGTAACGATTGCGCAATCCTTTCCATTCATTTTCCTCAGGCAAAAAAAGTTTAAATGCAATCCTATGCGCTGGTTACCGGAGCTCCAACTGGAATCGGGCGTGAAATCGCCAGATGTTTTGCTAAAGATCAAATTCCACTGATTCTAGTCTCACGCTAACTGGAAGAGCTTGAAAAAGTTAGGCATGACTTGATGGAGTTCTCAAAACAACCGATTGAATTGATTTCAATGGATTTGCCCCATCCTCAAGCTGCGAGCGAGCTTTTTCGGAGGACTGAGGTTTTTTGGGCTTGGTAGTAGAGTACCTAGTCAACAATGCAGGCTTTGGTAACTTTGGAAATGTTCAGGATTTACCTGAGGGAAAAGACGAGGAATTGCTTCAATTGACCACTGTCACGCTTACCGGCCACACAGAACGCTTTTTAGCGAAGATGCTTGAGCAAGGAAGAGGCCGTATTTTAAATGTAGCCAGTACCGCTGCCTTTCAACCAATTCCCAACATGGCAGCTTATCCTACTTCAAAAGCCTATGTCCTCCACGATTCAGAAGCACTGGAGTGACAGTCTCCGTTCTATGTCCAGGACCAACCGCAACAGAATTTGGTAATAGAGCTGGTATAGAAATGATTCCTTTTTTTGAAGGTCCGCTCGTAATGACTGCTGACAGGTTGGCAAGAGAGGGTTATGAAGGAATGTGGGCAGGCAAAGGATTATTATCAACGGCAGGCTCAACCAAATTGGAACATTTTCCAATAGAATCAGTCCCCGCTGATTATCTTAATGGATTGCTGGCCAATTGATGCAAAGCGTAAAAAGAAGAGGACAATCATCTCAATGATTCTTTTGGGAAGTATGGTCGAAACTCAGTGAAGGCACTTCAGATTAATTCTCCGTTGAGATTAGGCTGTTGAGGCATGCATAACCCCCTACAACCCCACCCTCATTGACATTGGAGGCCTTTGTTCGAACCAAATGTCCCACTGGCATATTGATCCTTAGATCACCTGATTGTGCTCGCAGCAATCCAAAGATTCCAAGTTCACTGATACTTTGGTGAGACTGAGCCTGTTCCTGAAACACAAGTAGATTTTCGGCCGTCTCTGCTTCAATGCGTTTCATCGCAACCCAAGCCTTGTCTTCACTCTTAGATAAAGAAGTCAAAAAGTTCCTAATTTCAGCTCCATAGACATTGTTGCCACCTCCTTCTCGTTGAGGTTTGAGGACGTATTGCTCTGCTTTTTCTGCCAGAAATTCTCTAGCTGTTCTACCATCTACCTCTTCATCTAAGCCAAACATCATTGCAAAATAAGCCTTTAATTGATCCGCAACGGACTTGGGAACAAATTCACTCAAGATGCCTGAACCAGCTAATAATTGTTGAATTTTCTTGGTACCAGCGAGTTGCATTGAGGCTTCCGGAACCAAGACTGCAGAGGAGGCTTCCAACATTTTTCTGGCTGAACGGCTCTCCTCATCAGGAAGATCACTCGGTGCATATCCAGCTCTAAAGTAAACAACCCCAATTCGTTGTGGACCAACCCAGAGATCTCCATTCTTGAGTTTTCCTTTCTCATGGACTTCTGCCAATGTCGCCCGAACGACCTTCACACCACGTTTACTCAGTGCAGCAAAAAACCCCATCTGATCAAACCAGTTTCTCTCTTTAGGCTGAACCAACATCAATAAGGCTGCATCCTGCCAACCAAGATTCTCAATTGTCTCTTTGATTCCACTTGCAAAGCCAGCGATGGCATCATGAGGGAGAGGAGCTGCTTTCAGGATATGTTCTTGCTGAAGTTGCTGATGAAGAGTTGTGACCCTCTCCGAGAGATGAGCAAAACTCGCTGAGATTGTATTGAATTCGACTTGAAGGGGCTGAAGCTCTCCATTTTCTTTTCTTTCGATGAGAAAATCATTTCGATTGATTAGGAGCTGTTGGTCCTGTCGTTTTTCCTTCGGTATCAAGGAGAGTAGGAATCCTACAAACTCGTCTACTTTTGCAGTAGGTTCTAGACTTTCTCGCATAAAATCAGAATTTTGAGCAACCTTCCAAAAAAGCAGGCTTGACCACTGTGTGTGTATTTGAAGTTGCGAGATCAGGGAAGTTGGTAGCTGATAAGGCGTCAGTGAGAATGGAGCATGAACGAGTTGTCCATCTAGATTTTTCTGAAGCAATCCGAAGTAATGAGCACGATCAATAATATTCTGTAATTCCTCTGGATTCATAGATTAGTTTAACGTGCTCTGACTATGCAGAAAGAGTTCTTGAGTTAGCCAGCTATCAAACGAATCAGCAGAGTGGTAACGTTCCATGACCAAGTCAGCTGGGGAAAGACCCTGCTTCGTATAACGATCGAAAAATGGTTCCAGCCAATTCGCTTGATTTACAGAATCCATGTGGGATAGGGCAGATTCCATAATCTTAATTGCCAACTTGTTGAATCTTACCGGTCCAACCTCACCAGTCAGTCCATCCTTGCAAGCAGTTTTTCGAAGCTCAGGAAATAGTTCAGCTGGGATGTCCATTAAGAAACCCTCTAATTCTGTCAGTACGGTCTCATTGTAGGTCAGAGCTTGCAGCAATGCTGGAACTGCTATCACATCCTGAGGCTGTTGCGTGTCCATACAGCGCAACTCCATAATTCGCTTGATCCGCACCTCAGGGAAGAGCATACCCAGATGAGTTAGCCAGTCTTCCTGATTCATCTCAAGTGGTGTTTCCTTCTTCATCAATTGTCGGAAGGTGTAGGGACCAGGCTGAACCACTTCTCCATCACGGTAGAGGTGATAAGGACGGACATCCAAAGCCCACTCAATGTAGTCCACCAAGCTGAATTTCTTACTCAGGAAACTAAGAGGTAAACCAGTTCGGTAGGGATCAGTATTTTGCCAAATTCTTCCACGATAGGAGCGATATCCACTTGGTTCTCCCTCGACAATTGGGCTGTTTGCAA of SAR324 cluster bacterium contains these proteins:
- a CDS encoding SDR family NAD(P)-dependent oxidoreductase → MGLVVEYLVNNAGFGNFGNVQDLPEGKDEELLQLTTVTLTGHTERFLAKMLEQGRGRILNVASTAAFQPIPNMAAYPTSKAYVLHDSEALE
- a CDS encoding glutamate-cysteine ligase family protein, with protein sequence MELAELRNQFLDFLQQRCCGTRQEKMGLEYETFVALPSDEGKWKSLPISGDVSIWTLLLKMAQLSSQGPQPWELHYEGELLLGLLHSSGQNISIEPGGQVELSDSPRRDLSEVAQAVNVHIQQLTHALSDWGGLPFFLGAHPYLSPDDLPLLDKKRYRIMYSTMREVDTHGQWMMKATSGVQVSLDYQSLEDLERKFVILNRLTPFLTAIFANSPIVEGEPSGYRSYRGRIWQNTDPYRTGLPLSFLSKKFSLVDYIEWALDVRPYHLYRDGEVVQPGPYTFRQLMKKETPLEMNQEDWLTHLGMLFPEVRIKRIMELRCMDTQQPQDVIAVPALLQALTYNETVLTELEGFLMDIPAELFPELRKTACKDGLTGEVGPVRFNKLAIKIMESALSHMDSVNQANWLEPFFDRYTKQGLSPADLVMERYHSADSFDSWLTQELFLHSQSTLN
- a CDS encoding glutathione synthase gives rise to the protein MNPEELQNIIDRAHYFGLLQKNLDGQLVHAPFSLTPYQLPTSLISQLQIHTQWSSLLFWKVAQNSDFMRESLEPTAKVDEFVGFLLSLIPKEKRQDQQLLINRNDFLIERKENGELQPLQVEFNTISASFAHLSERVTTLHQQLQQEHILKAAPLPHDAIAGFASGIKETIENLGWQDAALLMLVQPKERNWFDQMGFFAALSKRGVKVVRATLAEVHEKGKLKNGDLWVGPQRIGVVYFRAGYAPSDLPDEESRSARKMLEASSAVLVPEASMQLAGTKKIQQLLAGSGILSEFVPKSVADQLKAYFAMMFGLDEEVDGRTAREFLAEKAEQYVLKPQREGGGNNVYGAEIRNFLTSLSKSEDKAWVAMKRIEAETAENLLVFQEQAQSHQSISELGIFGLLRAQSGDLRINMPVGHLVRTKASNVNEGGVVGGYACLNSLISTEN
- a CDS encoding metalloregulator ArsR/SmtB family transcription factor — its product is MERIAQSLRLLGDETRLRLLRLLSEQALNVSELTQILGLAQSGISRHLSHLRKMGVIQERKEGVWSYYQLTPLIDQEEDLRLFAQYLHQQLEELDDPHHDQVRLQEILHQRRLGGPGLNEKLLEPGQSWSAWSRLLGRLLGTLKPNLHIADLGCGDGTLTLELARCAEKVIGVDFESEPLRVARQNLLLSGLQNVEWIQEPLEELSLTDESVDVVVFSQALHHLKKPEVGLQQAHRICHKGGCLLIAELESHNQGWVRDKLQHAWQGFSAENLHKMLKKSGWQQIYLESLPPARERIFQVLLGTAQKQ